One stretch of Amycolatopsis sp. NBC_00345 DNA includes these proteins:
- a CDS encoding RidA family protein, which produces MAITLVNPKGLPEVGIYRQVSVATGSKLVFIAGQIARDADGGKVGEGDFAAQVEQCYLNIGTALAEVGATFDNVVKLTVYLVDWTEDKMPLFAEGVARASAKLGVTPMPPLTGIGVAALAEPDVLVEVEATAVLD; this is translated from the coding sequence ATGGCTATCACCCTGGTCAACCCCAAGGGGCTGCCTGAGGTCGGCATCTACCGGCAGGTTTCGGTCGCCACGGGATCGAAGCTGGTCTTCATCGCTGGTCAGATCGCCCGCGACGCCGACGGGGGAAAGGTGGGCGAAGGCGACTTCGCCGCCCAGGTCGAGCAGTGTTACCTCAACATCGGCACCGCGCTGGCCGAAGTCGGCGCCACGTTCGACAACGTGGTGAAGCTGACCGTCTACCTGGTCGACTGGACCGAGGACAAGATGCCGCTGTTCGCGGAGGGCGTCGCCCGGGCGTCGGCGAAGCTGGGCGTCACGCCGATGCCGCCGCTGACCGGGATCGGCGTCGCCGCGCTGGCCGAGCCCGACGTTCTGGTCGAGGTCGAGGCGACCGCGGTCCTCGACTGA
- a CDS encoding TetR/AcrR family transcriptional regulator, with product MARMKDPAVRTQLLERAAHLLRTREPLTLRSLVAGTGVSTMAVYTYFGDMDGVWKALRQEGFTRLAARFADVAPSGDPVEDLTVLITAYLGNALDHTDLYRVMFDASFALEDLKAADATLEYLVQAAGRATAAGRFRAGTDPLELATQSWTIAHGLVSLVANGPLPRETLANGVPLLIGLFVHRGDDPRKCRRSVESGWKKLRPHNGS from the coding sequence ATGGCGAGGATGAAGGATCCCGCGGTCCGCACTCAGCTCCTCGAGCGCGCCGCACATCTGCTCCGTACCCGCGAGCCCCTCACCCTGCGCTCGCTGGTGGCCGGGACCGGGGTGTCCACAATGGCCGTCTACACCTACTTCGGTGATATGGACGGCGTCTGGAAAGCCTTGCGGCAGGAGGGTTTCACCCGCCTGGCGGCCAGATTCGCGGATGTGGCCCCCTCCGGCGACCCGGTCGAGGACCTGACCGTCCTGATCACCGCCTACCTCGGCAACGCCCTCGACCACACCGACCTGTACCGGGTCATGTTCGACGCGAGCTTCGCCCTCGAAGACCTCAAGGCCGCGGACGCGACCCTGGAGTACCTGGTCCAAGCCGCCGGCCGGGCTACCGCCGCCGGCCGCTTCCGCGCCGGGACCGACCCGCTGGAACTGGCGACCCAGAGCTGGACCATCGCCCACGGACTGGTCTCCCTGGTCGCGAACGGCCCGTTGCCCCGCGAAACGCTCGCGAACGGCGTCCCGCTGCTGATCGGGCTGTTCGTCCACAGGGGAGACGACCCCCGCAAGTGCCGTCGCTCGGTCGAGAGCGGCTGGAAGAAACTGCGGCCGCACAACGGGTCCTAG
- a CDS encoding alkene reductase: protein MPTPFDPIQLGGLTLPNRIAMAPLTRRRAYGPGLSATPLMAEYYAQRSTAGLIVAEAKHPNVVGQGYTDMPGMHSDQQVRSWRPITDRVHAEGGRIFAQLCHGGRCGHPSLTGRHPVAPSAVAAEGQVRINDREHRPYPVPLELTVSQIQDTIADFASAAANAIAAGFDGVELHGGYGYLIQQFLVGNANLRTDRYGGSIAGRIRFALELVDAVAGRIGPHRVALRLSPGCTAFGLHEDDVDALYSALVGELRTDLAYFHLFEFPDHRALTAQLRSRWPGVLMLNPHATHDDSPAGPGQLHLIADGLADILAFGTAYVANPDLVHRLRVGAPLASADPNTFYRGDHRGYTDYPPLDPSHRSNQPHTPPIAI, encoded by the coding sequence ATGCCAACTCCGTTCGACCCCATCCAGCTCGGTGGGCTCACACTGCCCAACCGCATCGCCATGGCGCCGCTGACCCGCCGCCGTGCTTACGGGCCAGGGCTATCCGCCACGCCGTTGATGGCCGAGTACTACGCCCAGCGCAGCACCGCCGGCCTGATCGTCGCCGAGGCGAAGCACCCCAATGTCGTCGGGCAGGGCTACACCGACATGCCCGGTATGCACTCTGACCAGCAGGTTCGTTCGTGGCGGCCGATCACCGACCGGGTGCACGCCGAGGGCGGGCGGATCTTCGCCCAGCTCTGCCACGGGGGTCGGTGCGGCCATCCCTCGCTCACCGGCCGACACCCCGTCGCCCCGTCCGCGGTGGCCGCCGAGGGGCAGGTTCGCATCAACGACCGTGAGCACCGGCCCTATCCCGTACCGCTCGAACTGACCGTTTCGCAGATCCAGGACACCATCGCCGACTTCGCTTCCGCCGCGGCCAACGCCATCGCCGCCGGCTTCGACGGCGTCGAACTGCACGGTGGGTACGGGTACCTGATTCAGCAGTTCCTGGTCGGCAACGCCAATCTCCGCACCGACCGCTACGGCGGCTCGATCGCCGGCCGGATCCGTTTCGCGCTCGAACTCGTCGACGCTGTCGCCGGCCGGATCGGTCCGCACCGTGTCGCGTTGCGACTTTCCCCTGGCTGCACCGCTTTCGGTCTCCACGAGGACGACGTCGACGCCCTGTACTCCGCGCTCGTCGGTGAGCTGCGGACCGATCTGGCCTACTTCCATCTGTTCGAGTTCCCCGACCACCGCGCCCTGACCGCCCAGCTACGTTCCCGCTGGCCCGGGGTCCTCATGCTCAACCCGCACGCCACCCACGACGACTCGCCCGCCGGTCCCGGTCAGCTGCACCTCATCGCCGATGGCTTGGCCGACATCCTCGCCTTCGGGACGGCCTATGTCGCCAATCCCGACCTCGTCCACCGCCTCCGCGTCGGCGCCCCCTTGGCGTCAGCCGACCCCAACACCTTCTACCGGGGTGACCACCGTGGCTACACCGACTACCCGCCGCTCGACCCCAGCCACCGGTCGAACCAGCCGCATACTCCTCCTATCGCTATATGA